The proteins below are encoded in one region of Aquisphaera giovannonii:
- a CDS encoding DUF6807 family protein encodes MPICLFLVMTGVLGAQEPAAKVPDAFRFAPVDDGALGLWEGDRPVLVYNHRARAAGGQPLNPSRSAYVHPIYGLDGEVLTDDAPADHLHHRGLFWAWPHVTVGGEQVDMWILKGIEPRFGRWLFKEAGKDRDVARLGVENGWFMGDRKVLDERLILEVHRATREGRAIDVDLTWTPTDRPVTLGGAEGKSYGGLTLRYAPGEKTAITAPSGPAKDDLYMTPLPWADLTRTRPGRAERSGATIFVHPSHPGFPPTWLTRHYGVLCVGWPGVKPATIQPGEPIHGRYRVWIHKGEPDAAALEKVFKAYTDAVGQSDPAGASPRSAKP; translated from the coding sequence GTGCCTATTTGCCTGTTCCTGGTGATGACCGGGGTGCTTGGGGCGCAGGAGCCGGCGGCGAAAGTCCCGGACGCCTTCCGGTTCGCGCCGGTGGATGACGGGGCGCTCGGGCTCTGGGAGGGGGACCGGCCGGTCCTCGTGTACAACCACAGGGCGAGGGCCGCGGGCGGGCAGCCGCTCAACCCGTCGCGGTCCGCATACGTCCATCCGATCTACGGCCTCGACGGCGAGGTCCTCACGGACGATGCCCCGGCCGACCACCTGCACCACCGGGGCCTCTTCTGGGCCTGGCCGCACGTCACGGTGGGGGGCGAGCAGGTCGACATGTGGATCCTCAAGGGCATCGAGCCGAGGTTCGGCCGCTGGCTATTCAAGGAGGCCGGGAAGGACCGGGACGTCGCCCGGCTCGGCGTGGAGAACGGCTGGTTCATGGGGGACAGGAAGGTCCTGGATGAGCGGCTCATCCTGGAGGTCCACCGCGCGACGAGGGAAGGCCGGGCGATCGACGTGGACCTAACCTGGACGCCGACCGATCGGCCGGTGACCCTCGGCGGGGCGGAGGGCAAGAGCTACGGCGGGCTCACCCTGCGATACGCTCCGGGCGAGAAGACCGCGATCACCGCCCCGTCCGGCCCGGCGAAGGATGACCTCTACATGACCCCCCTGCCCTGGGCCGACCTGACGCGGACCCGGCCCGGCCGCGCCGAGCGCTCCGGCGCGACGATCTTCGTCCACCCTTCGCACCCCGGCTTCCCGCCCACCTGGCTGACCCGGCACTACGGCGTCCTCTGCGTCGGCTGGCCGGGCGTGAAGCCGGCGACGATCCAGCCCGGAGAACCGATCCACGGCCGCTATCGCGTCTGGATCCACAAAGGCGAGCCCGACGCCGCGGCCCTGGAGAAGGTGTTCAAGGCGTACACGGACGCGGTGGGACAGAGCGATCCCGCTGGCGCGAGTCCTCGCTCAGCGAAGCCTTGA
- the gltB gene encoding glutamate synthase large subunit, giving the protein MPQQPPRSQRPSMPMTRRREGLYDPAFEKDACGVGFVADLKGRRSRGIVESGLQVLKNLQHRGACGCDQDTGDGAGILMQMPDAFFRGEPTFADALPPPGDYGVAFVFMPKGASQRLICHRTLEGIVAAEGQRLLGWRDVPVVSSSIGWLARSQEPVMEQLVIGRGEDTPAGDAFERALYVIRRRAENWAHTESIANDAMGFAVASCSARTIVYKGMLKSDQVEAYFPDLADPRMESALAIVHSRYSTNTSPRWSLAQPFHILAHNGEINTLRGNVHWMHAREPSLRSKLLGDDLKKTLPMQFEGLSDSAALDQVLALLVQSGRSLPHALMMLVPQAYEADDTIPPALRAFYEYHAGLIEPWDGPASLVFSDGLRVGAMLDRNGLRPARYVVTEDDRVVLASEVGVLPVHPEEVRVKGRLQPGMMLLVDLAAGRILQDDEIKRSISEAKPYASWIEEHRRTLDDLPTTAAANGDGHANGNGAVRAFDPGALLARQRVFGYTREDVVRILLPMGQDGKEPVSSMGSDIPLAVLSRRSQILPSYFKQLFAQVTNPPIDPIREKVVMSTETLLGAQANLLDETPEHARMLRLETPTLTNADMARLRAARSPGFVAETLPTLFGRAEGPAGLGPALGRLCDEAARAVDRGATILILSDRGLGEGLVPIPPLLAVAAVHHHLIREGKRTRCGIVAETGEAREVHHVALLIGFGAAAVNPYLVFETYEGLQEEGLLLDPQGAALDVAKAEENYVKAVDSGLLKIFSKMGISTLLSYRGAQVFEAIGLSDELVGRYFPGTPTPIGGIGLEVIAEESLQRMNVAYPEEPGPELPELDPGGEIMWRRRGEFHMWNPETIRKLQHSLKKKEFASYRAFADACNEEARNRCTIRGLFEVRHGRKPVPLELVEPASAIVKRFCTGAMSFGSISKEAHEALAVAMNRLGGRSNTGEGGEDPARFKREANGDSRNSAIKQIASGRFGVTANYLANAVELQIKMAQGAKPGEGGQLPGHKVDSFIAKTRYSTPGVGLISPPPHHDIYSIEDLAQLIFDLKNANPHAEISVKLVAAAGVGTIATGVAKGYADRILISGDGGGTGASPLSSIRHAGIPWEIGLAEAQQTLVRDGLRGRVRLQADGQMKTGRDVIVAACLGAEEYGFATAPLIAMGCIMMRKCHLNTCPVGIATQDPALRARFAGTPEDVINYLFFVAEEVREHLSRMGCRTLDEVIGRTDYLSVADLSDHPKARHLDLRALLEPPRVAHGAPSRQVERQPDVLADQLDWELLRHCKGALEHGNRVQRTLPITNRDRTTGTLLSYFVTKSHGEHGLREDTIDLTFNGSAGQSFGAFLARGITLRVRGDTNDYVGKGLSGGKLVVSPPPEAAYAAEENMAVGNVALYGATGGEAYFRGRAGERFAVRNSGAKAVVEGVGDHGCEYMTGGVVVVLGETGRNFAAGMSGGIAFVHDPEGRFRGRCNPEMVDLVPVEDYKDVGLLSNLINRHVHYTGSTVGGAIVDDFSTALGSFVKVFPRDYRRVLEQSRIVQRQWELING; this is encoded by the coding sequence ATGCCGCAGCAGCCTCCCCGCAGCCAGCGTCCCTCCATGCCCATGACCCGGCGGCGGGAGGGGCTGTATGACCCTGCCTTCGAGAAGGACGCCTGCGGGGTCGGGTTCGTGGCCGATCTGAAGGGCCGCAGGAGTCGCGGGATCGTCGAGAGCGGCCTCCAGGTGCTGAAGAACCTCCAGCACCGCGGGGCCTGCGGCTGCGACCAGGACACCGGCGACGGCGCCGGGATCCTGATGCAGATGCCCGATGCCTTCTTCCGGGGCGAGCCGACCTTCGCGGACGCCCTGCCGCCGCCGGGCGATTACGGCGTCGCCTTCGTCTTCATGCCGAAGGGCGCGTCCCAGCGGCTGATCTGCCACCGGACGCTCGAGGGCATCGTCGCGGCCGAGGGGCAGCGCCTGCTCGGCTGGCGGGACGTCCCGGTGGTCTCCTCGTCGATCGGCTGGCTCGCCCGGTCGCAGGAGCCGGTCATGGAGCAGCTCGTCATCGGCCGGGGGGAGGACACGCCGGCCGGCGACGCCTTCGAGCGGGCGCTCTACGTGATCCGCCGGAGGGCGGAGAACTGGGCCCATACGGAGAGCATCGCCAACGACGCCATGGGCTTCGCCGTCGCGAGCTGCAGCGCCCGGACGATCGTCTACAAGGGGATGCTGAAGTCGGACCAGGTCGAGGCGTACTTCCCCGACCTGGCGGACCCGCGGATGGAGTCCGCCCTGGCGATCGTCCACAGCCGGTACAGCACGAACACCTCCCCGCGGTGGTCGCTCGCCCAGCCCTTCCACATCCTGGCGCATAACGGGGAGATCAACACGCTGCGGGGCAACGTCCACTGGATGCACGCCCGGGAGCCCTCCCTCCGCAGCAAGCTCCTGGGCGACGACCTGAAGAAGACCCTGCCGATGCAGTTCGAGGGGCTGAGCGACTCGGCGGCGCTCGACCAGGTGCTGGCCCTGCTGGTCCAGTCCGGCCGGAGCCTGCCGCACGCGCTGATGATGCTCGTCCCCCAGGCCTACGAGGCCGACGACACGATCCCCCCGGCCCTGCGGGCCTTCTACGAGTATCACGCCGGGCTCATCGAGCCCTGGGACGGCCCGGCGAGCCTCGTCTTCAGCGACGGCCTGCGGGTCGGCGCCATGCTCGACCGCAACGGGCTGCGGCCGGCCCGCTACGTCGTCACCGAGGACGACCGCGTGGTGCTGGCCAGCGAGGTCGGCGTCCTGCCGGTCCACCCGGAGGAGGTCCGCGTCAAGGGCCGCCTCCAGCCCGGCATGATGCTCCTGGTGGACCTGGCCGCCGGCCGGATCCTCCAGGACGACGAGATCAAGCGATCCATCAGCGAGGCCAAGCCCTACGCAAGCTGGATCGAGGAGCATCGCCGGACGCTGGACGACCTGCCCACCACCGCCGCGGCGAACGGCGACGGCCATGCGAACGGCAACGGGGCGGTCCGGGCCTTCGACCCCGGCGCCCTGCTGGCCCGCCAGCGGGTCTTCGGCTACACGCGCGAGGACGTCGTCCGGATCCTGCTGCCGATGGGGCAGGACGGCAAGGAGCCGGTCTCGAGCATGGGCTCGGACATCCCCCTGGCGGTCCTCAGCCGCCGCAGCCAGATCCTGCCCAGCTACTTCAAGCAGCTCTTCGCGCAGGTGACGAACCCGCCGATCGACCCGATCCGCGAGAAGGTCGTCATGAGCACCGAGACCCTGCTGGGCGCGCAGGCGAACCTGCTGGACGAGACGCCGGAGCACGCCCGGATGCTCCGCCTGGAGACGCCCACGCTGACGAACGCGGACATGGCCCGACTCCGCGCCGCGCGGTCGCCGGGGTTCGTCGCCGAGACGCTGCCGACGCTCTTCGGCCGCGCCGAGGGACCCGCCGGGCTCGGGCCGGCGCTCGGGCGGCTCTGCGACGAGGCGGCGAGGGCCGTGGACCGCGGGGCGACGATCCTGATCCTCTCCGACCGGGGGCTCGGCGAGGGCCTGGTGCCGATCCCGCCGCTGCTGGCCGTCGCGGCGGTGCACCACCACCTGATCCGCGAGGGGAAGCGGACGCGCTGCGGGATCGTCGCGGAGACCGGCGAGGCGCGCGAGGTCCACCACGTCGCGCTCCTCATCGGCTTCGGCGCGGCGGCCGTGAACCCGTACCTGGTCTTCGAGACCTACGAGGGATTGCAGGAGGAGGGCCTCCTCCTCGACCCGCAGGGCGCGGCGCTCGACGTGGCGAAGGCGGAGGAGAACTACGTCAAGGCGGTGGACTCGGGCCTGCTGAAGATCTTCAGCAAGATGGGGATCAGCACCCTGCTGAGCTACCGCGGCGCCCAGGTCTTCGAGGCCATCGGCCTGTCCGACGAGCTGGTGGGGCGGTATTTCCCCGGGACCCCGACGCCGATCGGCGGCATTGGGCTGGAGGTCATCGCGGAGGAGTCGCTCCAGCGGATGAATGTCGCCTACCCCGAGGAGCCCGGGCCGGAGCTCCCGGAGCTGGACCCCGGGGGCGAGATCATGTGGCGCCGGCGGGGCGAGTTCCACATGTGGAACCCGGAGACGATCCGGAAGCTCCAGCACTCGCTGAAGAAGAAGGAGTTCGCCAGCTACCGGGCGTTCGCCGACGCCTGCAACGAGGAGGCCCGCAACCGCTGCACCATCCGCGGGCTCTTCGAGGTCCGCCACGGCCGCAAGCCGGTCCCGCTGGAGCTTGTCGAGCCGGCCTCGGCGATCGTGAAGCGGTTCTGCACCGGGGCCATGAGCTTCGGCAGCATCAGCAAGGAGGCGCACGAGGCGCTCGCGGTCGCGATGAACCGGCTGGGCGGCCGGAGCAACACCGGCGAGGGGGGCGAGGATCCGGCCCGGTTCAAGAGGGAGGCCAACGGCGACTCCCGCAACAGCGCGATCAAGCAGATCGCCAGCGGGCGGTTCGGCGTGACGGCGAACTACCTGGCCAACGCGGTCGAGCTCCAGATCAAGATGGCCCAGGGGGCGAAGCCCGGCGAGGGGGGCCAGCTCCCCGGCCACAAGGTGGACTCGTTCATCGCCAAGACCCGGTACAGCACGCCCGGCGTGGGCCTGATCAGCCCGCCGCCGCACCACGACATCTACTCGATCGAGGACCTCGCCCAGCTCATCTTCGACCTCAAGAACGCCAACCCCCACGCCGAGATCTCGGTGAAGCTCGTGGCGGCGGCCGGGGTGGGGACGATCGCCACGGGGGTGGCCAAGGGCTACGCCGACCGGATCCTGATCAGCGGCGACGGCGGCGGCACGGGGGCCTCGCCGCTCTCGAGCATCCGCCACGCGGGCATCCCCTGGGAGATCGGCCTGGCGGAGGCCCAGCAGACGCTCGTGCGGGACGGCCTCCGCGGTCGCGTCCGGCTCCAGGCCGACGGCCAGATGAAGACCGGCCGCGACGTGATCGTCGCCGCCTGCCTGGGCGCCGAGGAGTACGGCTTCGCCACCGCGCCGCTGATCGCGATGGGCTGCATCATGATGCGGAAGTGCCACCTCAACACCTGCCCGGTGGGGATCGCCACCCAGGACCCGGCCCTCCGCGCCCGGTTCGCCGGCACGCCCGAGGATGTGATCAATTACCTGTTCTTCGTCGCCGAGGAGGTCCGCGAGCACCTCAGCCGGATGGGCTGCCGGACGCTGGACGAGGTCATCGGGCGGACCGACTACCTGTCCGTCGCCGACCTGTCCGACCACCCGAAGGCCAGGCACCTGGACCTGCGGGCCCTCCTGGAGCCGCCCCGCGTCGCCCACGGCGCGCCGAGCCGCCAGGTCGAGCGCCAGCCGGACGTCCTGGCCGACCAGCTCGACTGGGAGCTGCTGCGGCACTGCAAGGGCGCCCTCGAGCACGGCAACCGCGTCCAGCGCACCCTGCCGATCACGAATCGCGACCGCACGACCGGCACGCTGCTGAGCTACTTCGTCACGAAGTCGCACGGCGAGCACGGGCTCCGAGAGGACACCATCGACCTGACCTTCAACGGCAGCGCGGGGCAGAGCTTCGGCGCCTTCCTGGCCCGGGGCATCACGCTGCGGGTCCGCGGCGACACGAACGACTACGTCGGCAAGGGGCTCTCCGGCGGCAAGCTCGTGGTCTCGCCGCCCCCGGAGGCCGCCTACGCGGCGGAGGAGAACATGGCCGTCGGCAACGTGGCGCTCTACGGGGCGACCGGCGGCGAGGCCTACTTCCGGGGCCGGGCCGGCGAGCGGTTCGCGGTGCGGAACAGCGGGGCCAAGGCGGTCGTCGAGGGCGTGGGCGATCACGGCTGCGAGTACATGACCGGCGGCGTGGTCGTCGTGCTGGGCGAGACCGGTCGCAACTTCGCCGCCGGCATGAGCGGCGGCATCGCCTTCGTGCACGACCCCGAGGGCCGCTTCCGCGGCCGCTGCAACCCGGAGATGGTGGACCTCGTCCCGGTGGAGGACTACAAGGACGTGGGCCTGCTGAGCAACCTGATCAACCGCCACGTCCACTACACCGGCTCGACCGTCGGCGGGGCGATCGTGGACGACTTCTCGACGGCGCTCGGGTCCTTCGTGAAGGTCTTCCCGCGCGACTATCGCCGCGTGCTGGAGCAGAGCAGGATCGTGCAGCGGCAGTGGGAGCTGATCAATGGCTGA
- a CDS encoding glutamate synthase subunit beta — protein MADPRGFLNIDRQKPTPRPVHQRIKDYLELYQPMPAESVRAQASRCMDCGIPFCQDGCPLGNRIPDWNDLVHRNRWKEALDALHDTNNFPEFTGKTCPAPCEASCVLALSAESVTIKEIEASIVDRGWENGWIVPRPPARETGKRVAIVGSGPAGLAAAQQLRHVGHAVTVFERDDRAGGLLAYGIPDFKMAKRYVERRIDQLVAEGVRFELNAEVGRSIDPEALRADHDAVLLTVGATRPRELDIPGRGLEGIVQAMSFLTQQNRRGFGLPEAGPPILATGRNVIVIGGGDTAADCVGTCHRQQARSVLQLDYNPMPPEGENPDTPWPLWPKILRVAPAHEEGGRRDWQIKTKAFHGDGHGRVKELAAVRVHQYYDEAGDRQFEEIHGSELIFPAELVLLAIGFAGPEGSIPDALGLEMTEQGAIRCDPRYMTSREGVFAAGDCRRGQSLVVWAIAEGREAARGVDEYLTGRPSALRARDRSPTQPEGGPATAAAGR, from the coding sequence ATGGCTGACCCCCGCGGGTTCCTGAACATCGACCGCCAGAAGCCGACGCCGCGGCCGGTCCACCAGCGGATCAAGGACTACCTGGAGCTCTACCAGCCGATGCCGGCGGAGAGCGTCCGGGCGCAGGCCTCGCGGTGCATGGACTGCGGCATCCCGTTCTGCCAGGACGGCTGCCCGCTGGGCAACCGGATCCCGGACTGGAACGACCTGGTCCATCGCAACCGCTGGAAGGAAGCCCTGGACGCGCTGCACGACACGAACAACTTCCCCGAGTTCACCGGCAAGACGTGCCCCGCGCCGTGCGAGGCGTCGTGCGTCCTGGCGCTGTCGGCGGAGTCGGTGACGATCAAGGAGATCGAGGCCTCGATCGTGGACCGGGGCTGGGAGAACGGCTGGATCGTCCCCAGGCCGCCGGCGCGGGAGACGGGCAAGCGGGTGGCGATCGTCGGCAGCGGGCCGGCGGGCCTGGCCGCCGCCCAGCAGCTCCGGCACGTCGGGCACGCGGTCACGGTCTTCGAACGCGACGACCGCGCCGGCGGGCTGCTCGCCTACGGCATCCCCGACTTCAAGATGGCCAAGCGCTACGTCGAGCGGCGGATCGACCAGCTCGTCGCCGAGGGGGTCCGCTTCGAGCTGAACGCCGAGGTCGGCCGGTCGATCGACCCCGAGGCGCTCCGCGCCGACCACGACGCCGTCCTCCTGACCGTGGGCGCGACCCGCCCGCGGGAGCTGGACATCCCCGGCCGCGGGCTGGAGGGGATCGTGCAGGCGATGAGCTTCCTGACCCAGCAGAACCGGCGGGGCTTCGGCCTCCCGGAGGCCGGGCCGCCGATCCTGGCGACCGGCAGGAACGTGATCGTCATCGGCGGCGGCGACACCGCGGCCGACTGCGTGGGCACCTGCCACCGCCAGCAGGCCCGCTCGGTCCTCCAGCTCGACTACAACCCGATGCCGCCGGAGGGGGAGAACCCGGACACACCCTGGCCGCTCTGGCCCAAGATCCTCCGCGTCGCCCCGGCGCACGAGGAGGGGGGGCGGCGGGACTGGCAGATCAAGACGAAGGCGTTCCACGGCGACGGCCACGGCCGCGTGAAGGAACTGGCGGCCGTCCGCGTCCACCAGTATTATGACGAGGCCGGCGACCGGCAGTTCGAGGAGATCCACGGCTCCGAGCTGATCTTCCCGGCCGAGCTGGTTCTGCTGGCGATCGGCTTCGCCGGCCCGGAGGGGTCGATCCCCGACGCCCTCGGGCTGGAGATGACCGAGCAGGGGGCGATCCGCTGCGACCCCCGGTACATGACCAGCCGGGAGGGCGTCTTCGCCGCCGGGGACTGCCGACGGGGGCAGTCGCTGGTGGTCTGGGCCATCGCCGAGGGGCGGGAGGCGGCCCGCGGCGTGGACGAATACCTGACGGGCCGGCCCAGCGCCCTGCGGGCGCGGGACCGTTCGCCGACGCAGCCCGAGGGGGGCCCGGCGACGGCCGCGGCCGGCCGCTGA